A genome region from Camelina sativa cultivar DH55 chromosome 10, Cs, whole genome shotgun sequence includes the following:
- the LOC104720269 gene encoding uncharacterized protein At4g04775-like — protein sequence MDRVMSQNSGSDANSGRHCGSPICHCGKATIVVKSWTNDNPGRRFYRCAVHGFFGWANEEKPYGWQKISLLEARDELRHQKDEIKLLKESLKAMNEHGLSGATTTMHTGLVNKYEQEKNHLENEVMTASEREKMLRQFIVLSWRGFIAVIGMILGLGK from the coding sequence ATGGATCGAGTGATGAGTCAAAATTCTGGGTCTGATGCAAATTCAGGGAGACATTGTGGGAGTCCTATCTGCCATTGTGGAAAAGCGACTATTGTTGTAAAATCGTGGACAAATGATAATCCAGGAAGAAGATTCTACAGATGTGCTGTTCATGGGTTCTTTGGTTGGGCAAATGAAGAGAAGCCGTATGGTTGGCAGAAGATTAGCTTATTAGAAGCAAGAGATGAGCTTCGTCATCAGAAAGATGAAATCAAACTGCTTAAAGAATCTCTAAAAGCCATGAATGAACATGGTCTGAGTGGTGCGACGACGACGATGCATACTGGATTAGTAAACAAATACGAGCAAGAGAAGAATCACCTTGAAAATGAAGTTATGacagcttctgagagagagaaaatgctCCGACAGTTCATCGTGCTGTCTTGGAGAGGGTTCATTGCAGTAATTGGAATGATACTAGGATTGGGAAAGTAG
- the LOC104718528 gene encoding uncharacterized protein LOC104718528, which translates to MGFFKKLAGVFGFGQEVLKDDDDDDTGINDSGDVNQPRFRETGLPRKGFGVPVQVSVESSNLAPPLLHPCAAGDGGIQGLRWYTKRLRVDEDGDVADEFLEEGRDKPTNAEDDDHNCNKNIPRLQIKRKTKPAKVRRLVVSCDGKLQQCIEHQGRLFIV; encoded by the exons ATGGGTTTTTTTAAGAAGTTGGCTGGTGTGTTTGGATTTGGCCAGGAAGTGTTGaaagatgacgatgatgatgatactggAATCAATGATTCCGGTGACGTTAATCAGCCGAGATTTCGTGAAACTGGACTACCAAGGAAAGGATTTGGAGTTCCAGTTCAAGTTTCTGTTGAAAGTTCCAATCttgctcctcctcttcttcatccttgcGCCGCCGGAGACGGTGGTATTCAG GGACTAAGATGGTATACAAAACGGCTAAGGgttgatgaagatggagatgttGCAGATGAGTTTTTGGAAGAGGGCCGAGACAAACCGACAAACgcagaagatgatgatcataacTGTAATAAGAATATCCCAAGACTCCAAATTAAACGCAAAACGAAACCTGCAAAAGTAAGAAGACTAGTTGTGTCTTGTGATGGGAAACTCCAGCAGTGTATTGAACATCAAGGGAGGTTATTTATAGTATGA
- the LOC104718529 gene encoding AT-hook motif nuclear-localized protein 13-like has product MDSREIHHQQQQQQHQQQQQHLQQQQPPPGMLMSHHNSYNRNPNAAAAAALMGHTSTSQAMHQRSPFGAIPSHQPHPHQQHQHQHQHQHHYHHPQPQQQMDQKTLDSLGFDGSPSSVAAAQQHSMRFGIEQQQQVKKKRGRPRKYAADGGGGNNIALGLAPTSPLPSASNSYGGGGNEGGAGGGGDSGGANANSSDPPAKRNRGRPPGSGKKQLDALGGTGGVGFTPHVIEVKTGEDIAMKVLAFTNQGPRAICILSATGAVSNVMLRQSTNPSGCVKFEGRYEIISLSGSFLNSESNGTVTKSGNLSVSLAGQDGRIVGGTVAGMLVAGSQVQVIVGSFVPDGKKQKQSVGRAQNTPEPASAPANMLSFGGGGLGSPGSQGQQHSSESSEENESNSPLHRGSNNNNNSHGLFGNSTPQSLQQMPMTMYPLWPGPGQNHQ; this is encoded by the exons ATGGATTCCAGAGAAAtccaccaccaacaacaacagcaacaacaccaacaacagcagcaacatctacaacaacaacaaccaccgCCAGGGATGTTAATGAGTCACCACAATTCCTACAATCGAAACCCTAAcgccgccgccgccgctgcTTTAATGGGTCACACCTCTACATCTCAAGCTATGCATCAGAGATCACCTTTCGGTGCTATCCCATCGCATCAACCTCATCCTCATCAACAGCATCAACATCAGCATCAGCATCAGCATCATTACCATCATCCTCAGCCACAGCAACAGATGGATCAGAAGACTCTTGATTCTCTTGGATTCGACGGATCGCCTTCCTCTGTTGCCGCTGCTCAACAGCATTCGATGAGATTTGGGATCGAGCAGCAACAACAGGTCAAGAAGAAACGTGGAAGACCTAGGAAGTATGCTgctgatggtggtggtgggaatAACATTGCTCTTGGTTTGGCTCCTACTTCGCCTCTTCCTTCAGCTTCTAATtcatatggtggtggtggaaacGAAGGAGgagctggtggtggtggtgatagtGGAGGAGCTAATGCTAACTCTTCCGATCCACCTGCTAAACGGAACAGGGGACGTCCTCCTGGCTCCGGTAAGAAGCAGCTCGACGCTTTAG GAGGAACAGGAGGAGTTGGGTTTACACCTCATGTCATTGAAGTTAAAACTGGAGAG GACATAGCTATGAAGGTATTGGCGTTTACGAACCAAGGGCCACGCGCAATCTGTATTCTCTCAGCTACAGGAGCTGTATCTAATGTGATGCTTCGTCAATCTACCAATCCTAGTGGATGTGTTAAGTTTGAG GGCCGATATGAAATCATTTCTCTGTCAGGTTCTTTCTTGAATTCTGAGAGTAATGGTACTGTGACCAAAAGTGGTAACTTGAGTGTGTCGCTGGCTGGACAAGATGGCAGGATTGTGGGTGGAACTGTTGCTGGAATGCTAGTTGCTGGATCACAAGTCCAG GTCATTGTCGGAAGCTTTGTACCAGATGGAAAGAAGCAGAAACAAAGCGTAGGGCGTGCTCAGAATACTCCAGAGCCAGCTTCAGCACCAGCCAATATGTTGAGCTTTGGTGGTGGAGGACTGGGAAGCCCTGGATCTCAAGGACAACAACACTCGAGCGAGTCGTCAGAGGAAAACGAAAGCAATTCCCCGTTGCACCGtggaagcaacaacaacaacaatagtcATGGGCTATTTGGAAACTCAACACCTCAATCGCTTCAACAAATGCCTATGACGATGTACCCGCTGTGGCCTGGGCCTGGCCAGAATCATCAATAA
- the LOC104718530 gene encoding uncharacterized protein LOC104718530 produces MKSLLMRTGSMPVLNNRFVSGGSSRKNMTTTTTPIISRNNSVESSLSSYGERFAAGGGRKISIEVKSNVGIRRVLSESDVIRSERMLKTVGSKPSPSQIPEDDEPEEEEIRFSDGWGSLISGGGGGSGFNGGYGNGGGGGYEDKSKIGDYYRKMLKSNPNNSLLLMNYGKFLYEVEKDAERAQEYYGRAILANPGDGEALSMYGKLIWETSRDEKRAQCYFDQAVNASPDDCMVLGSYAHFMWEAEDDDDEEELMAASPAMVSAV; encoded by the exons ATGAAATCTCTACTGATGAGAACCGGTTCGATGCCGGTTCTTAATAACCGGTTTGTTTCAGGTGGCTCGTCGCGGAAGAacatgacgacgacgacgacaccTATCATCTCCAGGAACAACTCCGTCGAGTCGTCATTATCCAGCTACGGCGAGAGATTCGCCGCCGGAGGAGGAAGGAAGATCTCCATCGAGGTTAAATCTAACGTTGGGATTCGTAGGGTGTTATCGGAGAGTGATGTGATTAGATCCGAGAGAATGCTAAAGACTGTTGGATCTAAGCCTTCGCCGTCGCAAATCCCGGAGGATGATGAACCGGAGGAGGAAGAAATTAGGTTTTCCGATGGTTGGGGATCGTTGATctccggtggtggtggtggatctGGTTTTAACGGCGGTTACGGAaacggaggaggaggcggtTATGAAGATAAGAGCAAGATCGGTGATTATTATCGAAAGATGTTGAAATCGAATCCTAATAATTCGCTTCTTCTGATGAACTACGGCAAGTTTTTGTACGAG GTGGAGAAAGATGCAGAGAGAGCTCAAGAGTATTATGGAAGAGCGATACTGGCGAATCCAGGTGATGGTGAGGCTTTGTCAATGTATGGTAAGTTGATATGGGAAACGAGCAGAGATGAGAAGAGAGCTCAATGCTACTTTGATCAAGCTGTTAATGCTTCTCCTGATGattg TATGGTTTTGGGATCGTATGCACATTTCATGTGGGAGgcagaggatgatgatgatgaagaggaacTGATGGCTGCATCACCAGCTATGGTTTCTGCAGTTTAG
- the LOC104718531 gene encoding RING-H2 finger protein ATL29, whose translation MSTVIPSPLPPSPPPQHYVTPPLTVILTVILLVFFFIGFFTLYFCKCFLDTMVQAWRLHHGGDTGSADNPLQPPEAPPVNPGLDLRIINSFPTFPYSSVKDLREEKYGLECAICLLEFDGDHVLRLLTTCYHVFHQECIDLWFESHRTCPVCRRDLDPPPPPENPKPTVDEMIIDVIQETSDDQEDVHRRHHQTTTPIDTWPSSGQSSSIKKEQNLPEKFSRSHSTGHSIVRNKPEEEDKYTLRLPEHVKIKVTRGHSQTESCVTFAELVRNRGYDHRRFGEVSAQTQSEN comes from the coding sequence ATGTCGACAGTAATACCTTCACCTCTGCCACCTTCACCTCCGCCACAACATTACGTTACACCTCCTCTAACGGTGATCCTCACCGTAAtcctcctcgtcttcttcttcatcggttTCTTCACTCTCTATTTCTGTAAGTGTTTCCTCGACACAATGGTACAAGCTTGGCGTCTCCACCACGGTGGAGATACCGGATCGGCCGATAATCCCCTTCAGCCACCGGAAGCTCCACCGGTAAATCCTGGCCTCGACCTTCGGATCATAAACTCGTTTCCCACGTTTCCTTACTCCTCCGTCAAAGATCTCCGAGAAGAAAAATACGGCCTCGAATGCGCCATTTGTCTTCTTGAATTCGACGGAGATCACGTGCTACGTCTCTTGACAACATGCTACCACGTGTTCCACCAAGAATGCATCGATCTCTGGTTCGAATCTCACAGAACTTGCCCTGTTTGTCGCCGAGAtcttgatcctcctcctccaccggaGAACCCAAAGCCTACCGTGGATGAGATGATCATCGATGTGATTCAAGAAACAAGCGACGACCAAGAAGACGttcatcgtcgtcatcatcagaCAACAACACCGATTGATACTTGGCCGTCTTCAGGACAGAGCAGTAGCattaaaaaggaacaaaatttgCCGGAGAAGTTCTCTAGATCGCATTCGACGGGACACTCGATAGTGAGAAACAAAccggaggaagaagataagtaTACATTGAGATTACCGGAACATGTCAAGATTAAGGTCACGAGAGGACATAGCCAGACAGAGAGTTGTGTAACGTTCGCCGAACTTGTTAGAAACAGAGGATATGATCATCGCCGGTTTGGTGAAGTCTCCGCTCAAACACAATCTGAAAATTGA
- the LOC104720271 gene encoding RING-H2 finger protein ATL29-like, whose product FLDTMVQAWRLHHGGDTGSADNPLQPPEAPPVNPGLDLRIINSFPTFPYSSVKDLREEKYGLECAICLLEFDGDHVLRLLTTCYHVFHQECIDLWFESHRTCPVCRRDLDPPPPPENPKPTVDEMIIDVIQETSDDQEDVHRRHHQTTTPIDTWPSSGQSSSIKKEQNLPEKFSRSHSTGHSIVRNKPEEEDKYTLRLPEHVKIKVTRGHSQTESCVTFAELVRNRGYDHRRFGEVSAQTQSEN is encoded by the exons TTCCTCGACACAATGGTACAAGCTTGGCGTCTCCACCACGGTGGAGATACCGGATCGGCCGATAATCCCCTTCAGCCACCGGAAGCTCCACCGGTAAATCCTGGCCTCGACCTTCGGATCATAAACTCGTTTCCCACGTTTCCTTACTCCTCCGTCAAAGATCTCCGAGAAGAAAAATACGGCCTCGAATGCGCCATTTGTCTTCTTGAATTCGACGGAGATCACGTGCTACGTCTCTTGACAACATGCTACCACGTGTTCCACCAAGAATGCATCGATCTCTGGTTCGAATCTCACAGAACTTGCCCTGTTTGTCGCCGAGAtcttgatcctcctcctccaccggaGAACCCAAAGCCTACCGTGGATGAGATGATCATCGATGTGATTCAAGAAACTAGCGACGACCAAGAAGACGttcatcgtcgtcatcatcagaCAACAACACCGATTGATACTTGGCCGTCTTCAGGACAGAGCAGTAGCattaaaaaggaacaaaatttgCCGGAGAAGTTCTCTAGATCGCATTCGACGGGACACTCGATAGTGAGAAACAAACCGGAGGAAGAAG ataagtaTACATTGAGATTACCGGAACATGTCAAGATTAAGGTCACGAGAGGACATAGCCAGACAGAGAGTTGTGTAACGTTCGCCGAACTTGTTAGAAACAGAGGATATGATCATCGCCGGTTTGGTGAAGTCTCCGCTCAAACACAATCTGAAAATTGA
- the LOC104718534 gene encoding probable ADP-ribosylation factor GTPase-activating protein AGD8: MMFGGNNRAQVFFKQHGWTDDGKIEAKYTSRAAALYRQILATGVDKVTAEEIDAALPSSPVVPKASNEVSSCAVKEELPPPKHEITSATSSTPYVPSTSKKLRTIGARRAGKTGGLGAQKLTTKGNLYDQKPDKVIPASSFNVHLRSQGQSGADAQVPSHVAPPKPSSSSSSLFVQVEESVEARKKFSNAKSISSAQFFGDENISDNLPSKTTLEVNKDMWLSLSKVGKIKDKLVGGILGADVCGLRKEVTELKQKLHAQDADGIPIATRRDWVHKVCDQITVMPCHIYFLPIYGDILRSTEQDMWALMDELYGTEVDPDSILAIAD, translated from the exons ATGATGTTTGGTGGCAACAACCGCGCTCAGGTGTTCTTCAAGCAAC ATGGATGGACGGACGATGGCAAAATAGAGGCTAAGTACACGTCAAGAGCGGCTGCTTTGTATAGGCAGATTCTTGCTACAGGAGTTGATAAAGTCACTGCAGAAGAAATTGATGCTGCCCTACCATCATCTCCTGTAGTTCCGAAAGCTTCTAATGAGGTTTCTTCTTGTGCTGTCAAGGAAGAGCTACCTCCTCCTAAACACGAAATTACCAGTGCCACTTCTTCTACTCCATATGTGCCAAGTACGTCTAAGAAACTTAGAACTATTGGTGCTAGACGGGCAGGAAAAACTGGTGGTCTTGGTGCACAGAAGCTTACTACTAAG GGGAATCTCTACGACCAGAAACCGGACAAAGTTATTCCTGCTTCTTCTTTTAACGTCCACTTGCGATCTCAAGGACAAAGTGGTGCTGATGCACAAGTTCCTAGCCATGTTGCTCCACCAAAGCCTTCATCAAGTTCCAGCTCTTTATTTGTTCAA GTTGAAGAATCGGTTGAAGCAAGAAAGAAGTTCTCAAACGCAAAGTCCATTTCTTCTGCTCAGTTCTTTGGAGATGAGAATATATCCGATAATCTTCCATCAAAAACTACCCTTGAG GTGAATAAAGACATGTGGTTATCACTGAGCAAAGTCGGCAAAATCAAGGATAAGCTCGTTGGGGGAATACTTGGAGCTGATGTTTGTGGCCTCCGAAAGGAAGTGACAGAGTTAAAGCAGAAATTGCATGCACAAGATGCTGATGGCATCCCTATTGCCACCCGTCGGGACTGGGTCCACAAAGTGTGTGACCAA ATCACAGTGATGCCATGCCACATCTATTTTCTCCCCATATATGGAGACATACTTAGGAGTACCGAACAGGATATGTGGGCCTTAATGGATGAACTATATGGGACGGAAGTGGACCCTGATTCTATTCTTGCAATAGCAGATTAA